A window of the Dickeya dianthicola NCPPB 453 genome harbors these coding sequences:
- a CDS encoding amino acid aminotransferase, with protein MFEKISAAPADPILGLADLFRADERPYKINLGIGVYKDETGKTPVLTSVKKAEQLLLETETTKNYLSIDGIPEFARCTQELLFSKQSEIIANKRARTAQTPGGTGGLRVAADFIANQTSARRIWVSNPSWPNHKNVFSAAGLEVCDYTYYDAANHALDFDGMLTSLSAAQAGDVVLFHGCCHNPTGIDPTKAQWEQLAALALEKGWLPLFDFAYQGFARGLDEDAEGLRIFAAKHKELIVASSYSKNFGLYNERVGACTIVAADADTADTTFSQVKATIRANYSNPPSHGAAVVATVLSNESLRNIWEQELTAMRERIQRMRHLFVSTLQEKGANRDFSFIINQNGMFSFSGLNKDQVLRLRNEFGIYAVNSGRINVAGLTPENMAPLCEAIVAVL; from the coding sequence ATGTTTGAAAAAATCTCTGCCGCACCTGCCGACCCGATTCTGGGGCTGGCCGACTTGTTTCGCGCTGACGAGCGCCCTTATAAAATCAATCTGGGGATTGGGGTTTATAAGGATGAAACAGGTAAGACGCCGGTACTCACCAGCGTAAAAAAAGCGGAACAGCTGTTGCTGGAAACAGAAACCACCAAAAACTACCTGAGTATTGATGGCATACCGGAATTTGCCCGTTGCACTCAGGAACTGTTGTTCAGTAAGCAGAGCGAGATCATTGCGAACAAACGTGCCCGCACCGCACAGACACCGGGCGGCACCGGTGGTCTGCGTGTTGCCGCAGACTTCATCGCCAACCAGACCAGCGCCAGGCGTATCTGGGTCAGTAACCCGAGCTGGCCGAACCATAAAAATGTTTTCTCTGCCGCTGGCCTCGAAGTTTGTGATTACACCTACTACGATGCGGCTAACCACGCGTTAGATTTTGACGGTATGCTGACCAGCCTCAGCGCGGCTCAGGCCGGCGATGTTGTGTTGTTCCACGGCTGTTGCCACAATCCTACCGGCATTGATCCAACCAAAGCACAATGGGAACAACTGGCGGCACTGGCGCTGGAGAAAGGCTGGTTACCGCTGTTTGATTTCGCCTATCAAGGCTTTGCCCGTGGGCTGGATGAAGACGCCGAAGGGCTGCGTATTTTTGCCGCCAAACATAAAGAGCTGATCGTTGCCAGTTCTTACTCCAAGAACTTTGGCTTGTACAACGAGCGTGTCGGTGCCTGTACTATCGTGGCGGCAGACGCTGACACTGCCGACACCACCTTTAGCCAGGTCAAAGCGACTATCCGCGCCAACTACTCCAACCCACCGTCACACGGTGCGGCGGTGGTGGCGACGGTGCTGTCCAATGAATCGCTGCGTAATATCTGGGAACAGGAGCTGACGGCAATGCGTGAACGCATTCAACGTATGCGTCACCTGTTCGTCAGTACGCTGCAGGAAAAAGGCGCCAATCGGGATTTCTCGTTTATCATCAACCAGAACGGCATGTTCTCCTTCAGCGGACTGAACAAGGATCAGGTGCTGCGTCTGCGCAACGAATTTGGTATTTATGCGGTGAATTCCGGCCGAATCAACGTGGCAGGCCTGACGCCGGAAAACATGGCGCCGCTGTGCGAAGCCATCGTTGCGGTGCTGTAA